Below is a genomic region from Scytonema millei VB511283.
ACTTAAATTCTATGCATCAAACAAGACTGCTAGAATGCAAATCATCTTAATATCTGAATAGTTGATTCCTGGTTCTTCTTTATAAGATATTTCAATTTTTTTGAAGTTAATTCCACAAATCCTCTCACCCTTTTGTACACTTAATTTATACAAAGGGGTGTTTCAGTTATCAGTTATCAGAAGGAGTCGTAGGGGCGGGTTCACCAAATCTCTCTGACTTCGACGAAGATTTCGGGTGAACTCGCCCGTACAAGAGTCAGAAGAATGTAATTACAATCTCTTCCACACCCCGCACCCCACACCTACACCCTACACCCCACACCCCATTTTTCACTCCTCGCTTAAAAATGTTAATCGGATTCGTAATTGCTGTTTTAGGACTAAGTTCGCCATTAAATTATTATCAAAATAATTTATCTTTACCATCAAATAGCCAAACAATTAAACCTATGAATTATTCAAGCAGCTATTCGTATTCTCATACTGTTGCTAGTACTTATAGTCAATCTTCTAGTCAATCATCTACTCAGTCATCTACGCAGTCATCGCAGCAACAAACAACTGGAATCAGTTTGAATGCAACCGCACTGCGATCGCCTCACATTTTATCAGTTGCGATCGCCGGAGATACTCGTCTAACCGGAAAAGTCATGGTAGATGGGGTAGAAGTGAAAAAATTACACGCAAGTCAAACAAGCTTCAATTTAGTGCCTTATTTAACAAAGGGAGACAACAAAGTTGAAATTGTTGGCGAGTATCGACCAGTTTCCTCTAAAGTGGCGATTAAACTTTCTGGACCAGGGACACAAATATCACAGCAAGTCAGTGGCAACGGTAAATTAAGACAAACGCTCATTATTACCGTTCGTTAAGCTTTTTCAAAAACCTCTGATTTATTTGTGAATAATTAAGTTATAGGGTAAGCAATGCTTACCCTATTTTAGATTTGGTCTTGCATAACCATTCTACTTCGCTCCTAACTAATAATAAGAGTAGATAGGATGATAACTTTATACCCACCTCTCCCTCCCTTTTGTCCGAGGAAAGGATCGCTATGGCTGACGGTAACAATAATAACGCCAATTTTTTAAAAATCGTTTATACCAAAGTCACAACCAACGGTCAAACTGAGTTAGTGCCACTCAAGCTCTATTCAGAAGTGCCGATTGAAGAAATTGCCTTGCCTGAAGTTAAAACTCCAACCGCAAATACGGCAACGGGAATGTTAATCGCTAATCGTTATTTGCTACATCGAGTTTTAGGACAAGGAGGGTTTGGACGGACATACCTAGCCTACGACCAACATTGCTTTAATAAGTTTTGTGTTTTAAAAGAATTTTTACCAGATTCAATTGCGACACATTGTTTGCAAAAATCTCGCGATTTGTTTGAGCGAGAAGCAAGAATATTATATCAAATTTCTCATTATCAAATTCCTAAATTTTTAGCGTGTTTTGAAGATAACGGACGATTATTTTTAGTCCAAGAATATGTTGATGGGAAAAATTATTCTCATATTTTACGAGACCGTTTACTAAAAACTGGACAAGCCTTTTCTGAAGCAGAAATAGTGCAATGGCTTCAGCATTTATTACCTGTATTAGATTATATTCATCAACACGGAATTATTCACCGCGATATTTCTCCCGATAATATCATCTTTGATGGGGAGAAGAATTTACCCGTATTAATTGATTTCGGCGTAGGTAAGCAGGGAGTAGAAGCAGCTGGTAATATGGCTGCTAATAACTCCGAGCAAGCCTATATTAACTATAAATCTATGGTGGGTAAAGTTGGTTACGCACCACACGAACAGATTCGCATGGGACACTGTTCTCCTAGTAGCGACCTCTATGCTTTGGGCGTGACTGCAATTGTTTTATTAACAGGTAAAGCACCCCATGAATTACTCGATCGCTATTCTTTAGAGTGGCTCTGGCAAGATTATAAACCCGTCAGTCACGGCTTGACTCAAATTCTGAATAAAATGCTTGCCGACAGACCGCGAGAGCGCTATCAATCGGCAATGGAGGTACTTTCAGTAATGGGTGGAGCGCGATCGCAGCCTACTGTAATTAATCCACCAGGGACGGGATTTCTACCGCAATCGCCACAAACACCTGTATTTCCCAGCCAACAACAGGCTTCTTTTTATCCGCAGACTACAGGTATTCCATCACAACCACCACAAGTCACTCCTCCTCCAATCGAGCAACGTTCCTCACTGCATCCTGAATTCGTGAAACTTTGCCATCAAGAACTAACTAATTTTGTGGGACCAATTGCGAGTTTTCTAATTCGAGAAACTTTAACTCAAAATCCTAGTATATCGGCTCATATGCTAGTAGAAACTTTAGCCGAAAAAATTCCCAATCCCCAACAGGCGATCGCGTTTCGTCGTCGTTTGTACTAGATTTAAGTACATCCTCGTAGGGTGCGTTGGATAACGCACCCTACGAACTTTTCTGGTATTGGTGTAGCGATCGCGCGATCGATAGTAACTTGACAGATAGCGATCGCCCCCTGTAGTAGTGCTGTAGTAGTGCTATTGTTTTACCCCTACTTTGCAGCACAGTCATGACAATCGAACAACTATTCAATGGTGCAAATATCTTCGTTGTACCCTTTTGGGTATTAATAATTCTGCTGCCGAATTGGGTCGTAACCAGAAAAATCATGGAATCTTACTTACCATTTGTCGCCCTAGCAGCGTTATATGGCTTTTTCTTCGTTAACAGTCTCACCGCTGAAAACGCCCAAGCTTTATCCAATCCTCAATTAAAACTAGCAGATCTGGCTCAAATCTTTGCCGATCCAAAAGTCATGGCGACGGGATGGACTCATTATCTCGTCATGGATTTATTTGTCGGACGTTGGATTTACTGGGAAGGACAGCGCACCGGAGTTTGGACAATCCACTCTTTAGCCTTGTGTTTGTTTGCAGGTCCTTTAGGCTTACTCTCCCACATCCTCACTAGCACCATCAGCCAAAAGTTTTTTACTCGTACCGAAGAGGCTAAAGTAGAAACTGCTACCCCCTATAGCTAAATTGGTAATGGGTAATGAGTAATTGGTAGTTGGTAGTTGGCTAGACTGATATCTGATAACTGATAACTGATAACTGATAACTGAAGCAAGAAAGAATTACACCCTGCTATATGCAACCAATTCGCACGTTTAATGTCTCTCCTCGCCTATCGCCGCGCCTCGAACCTCTCCGGCGGCTGGCTTACAACTTGCATTGGGATTGGAACGTTGAAAGCAAAGATTTATTTCGGCGCTTAGACCCCGATTTGTGGGAATCGAGCCACCATAACCCCGTGTTAATGTTGGGTAACATCAGTCAAGCGCGGTTGCAAGAAGTGGAGGAAGATGAAGGCTTCTTGGCGCAAATGGACAGAGCAGCCCGTCAGCTAGATGACTACTTGCAAGAACGCACCTGGTATGATAAACAACGGGGACAGAAGACGGGAGACGGTAGCCTTGCGACGCAGCACGCGCTCCACGAATCTACGCGCTATGCCAAAGAGTGTTACGCTTATTTTTCGGCAGAATTTGGTTTAGTAGATTGTTTGCCCATCTACTCCGGTGGCTTAGGGGTACTAGCAGGAGATCATCTCAAATCTGCGAGTGACTTGGGTTTACCTTTGGTGGGTGTGGGCTTACTCTATCAGCAAGGCTATTTTGCCCAATATCTCAACGCTGATGGTTGGCAACAAGAACGCTACCCAATAAATGACTTTTATAATATGCCACTGCACTTAGAGCGCAATCCTGACGGCTCTGAGATCCGCGTTGCAGTAGACTACCCTGGAAGAACCGTCTATGCAAGAGTCTGGCGCGTCCAGGTGGGGATGGTGCCGCTGTACATGCTCGATACCAATATCGAACCGAATGGCGCATACGACCATAACATCACCGACCAACTCTACGGCGGCGACCTCGATATGCGCATCCACCAAGAAATTATGTTGGGAATTGGTGGCGTGCGGATGCTAAAGGCGTTAGGATATAACGTCACGGCATACCACATGAATGAAGGACACTCGGCATTCTTGGCGCTAGAACGCATCCGCATGTTGATGCAGGGTGAAGGTTTGAGTTTTACTGAAGCCAGACAGGTCGTAGCGGCGAGTAACCTATTTACCACCCATACCCCGGTTCCCGCAGGAATCGATTTGTTTCCCGCAGACAAAATGTTGTATTACCTGGGACATTATGCCGATGCGTTCGGGTTGGGACGCGATGAGTTTTTGGGCTTGGGACGCGAAAATACTGGAGATTTGAGTGCGCCTTTTAGTATGGCAGTGTTAGCGCTGAAAATGGCAACTTTTGCTAACGGCGTAGCTCAGTTACACGGTGTCGTCTCGCGCGAGATGTTTCAAGGATTGTGGCACGGTGTCCCAGAAGAAGAAGTGCCAATTACAGCCATTACTAACGGGGTTCACGCCCGTAGTTGC
It encodes:
- a CDS encoding ABA4-like family protein produces the protein MTIEQLFNGANIFVVPFWVLIILLPNWVVTRKIMESYLPFVALAALYGFFFVNSLTAENAQALSNPQLKLADLAQIFADPKVMATGWTHYLVMDLFVGRWIYWEGQRTGVWTIHSLALCLFAGPLGLLSHILTSTISQKFFTRTEEAKVETATPYS
- a CDS encoding protein kinase domain-containing protein, with the protein product MADGNNNNANFLKIVYTKVTTNGQTELVPLKLYSEVPIEEIALPEVKTPTANTATGMLIANRYLLHRVLGQGGFGRTYLAYDQHCFNKFCVLKEFLPDSIATHCLQKSRDLFEREARILYQISHYQIPKFLACFEDNGRLFLVQEYVDGKNYSHILRDRLLKTGQAFSEAEIVQWLQHLLPVLDYIHQHGIIHRDISPDNIIFDGEKNLPVLIDFGVGKQGVEAAGNMAANNSEQAYINYKSMVGKVGYAPHEQIRMGHCSPSSDLYALGVTAIVLLTGKAPHELLDRYSLEWLWQDYKPVSHGLTQILNKMLADRPRERYQSAMEVLSVMGGARSQPTVINPPGTGFLPQSPQTPVFPSQQQASFYPQTTGIPSQPPQVTPPPIEQRSSLHPEFVKLCHQELTNFVGPIASFLIRETLTQNPSISAHMLVETLAEKIPNPQQAIAFRRRLY